The window CTGGAGATTGAGTGTTTCGATCATTTTAGCAAACCTTCCTTTCATTCCAGTTCCGAAATATTTCCTTTCTGAACCAATCAATAGGAAAATAACATTATTGTTTTTTTTCAAAACCAATTCTGCGGCTTTAATAAACATTTCATGGTCTTTTTCAACTGAATAATCTGCAATCATCCCCACTATTGATTTTGAAAATATCTTTCTGCCCGCCAGTTGTTCAATTAAAGTCTGCGTTTCTTTATGGTCAGAATTTAAAAATTCGTTAGCATCAATTCCATTGTATATAATATGAATCTTTTTGGATGGAGAAAAATTTCTTTTAATCAAAATCTCTTTTATTGTCTTGCTTATTGCAATATGGGTATCAATAAATATATAACTAAAGATTTTGTACAATAATGGGGTGAATTTATGATAAAGGTCATCTTTAATTGCTCCTTCAGGAATGCACCGCCAGTGAACTATCAATTTATATCTTAAGAAAATTTTTAAAGTAATCGCCGCGAATAAATAAGCAAGGCCTATAAATTGTATATGGACCAAATCCGCATCAATTTTTTTACATGCCCTCATCAAATTAAAAATCGATTCTATACTGAATTTACGATTTGTTGTCTTCCTACAGATAAAAACTGTACCAAATTGTTTAAGTTCATTTAGATAGTCACGGTCTTCACTAAAAAGAAAAGCAACCCGATTCCCATTATTAATTAGCCGCTCTGCAAGATATTTTAAGCTCGTTATAAATGCCCCCGGACTTTGGGCAACATAGTCAGCCGCGAAAACTACATTCATGCGTTTTATAAAATCCTTTCATAAAGGGCACATACGTTATCAACCCAGGTATTAACT is drawn from candidate division WOR-3 bacterium and contains these coding sequences:
- a CDS encoding glycosyltransferase family 4 protein codes for the protein MNVVFAADYVAQSPGAFITSLKYLAERLINNGNRVAFLFSEDRDYLNELKQFGTVFICRKTTNRKFSIESIFNLMRACKKIDADLVHIQFIGLAYLFAAITLKIFLRYKLIVHWRCIPEGAIKDDLYHKFTPLLYKIFSYIFIDTHIAISKTIKEILIKRNFSPSKKIHIIYNGIDANEFLNSDHKETQTLIEQLAGRKIFSKSIVGMIADYSVEKDHEMFIKAAELVLKKNNNVIFLLIGSERKYFGTGMKGRFAKMIETLNLQKSVVLIDNCPYATRIISGFDIGVLCSHYEGFGNVLIEYMMAGKPVIATDVGGIAEIIQDGITGYLVPPKEYVELADKILFLLKNSELKTRMGANARRIAKDRFSLSSWVNNMCALYNSFSI